The nucleotide sequence GGGTCGCCTTGTCCGCCGAAGTGGCCCGCACCTACCTGCAATTGCGTGGAACCCAGGCGCAGCTGGATATCGCCCGGCAAAACCTGTCCGTCGCCGAACGGACCCTGGGCCTGGCTGAAAGCCGCGAACGCAATGGTGTCGCCACCCACTTCGAAACCGCGACCGCCCGCGCGCAACTGGCGACGATCAAGGCCCTGCTGCCGGAACTGGGCCAGCGCCGTAATGCCCAGATGAACGCACTGGCGTTGCTGCTGGGCGAGCAACCCCGCACGCTCGACGCCCAGTTGGGCCCGGAGATGCCCTTGCCGACGCTGCCCAGCCACATACCGGTCGGCGTTTCTTCCGAACTGGCCCGCCGGCGCCCCGACATCCTGCGCGCCGAAGCACGGCTGCATGCCGCGACCGCTGACATCGGCGTCGCCAAGGCCGACTTCTATCCACGGATCGGCCTCAAGGGACGCATCGGCGTGGAAGCCTTCAACAGTGGGGACCTGAGCAGTTGGGATTCACGCATCTTTTCCATCGGCCCGACGGTTTACTTGCCGATCTTCCAGGGCGGTCGGCTGACCCAGCGCCTGGAGCTGAATGAATCACGGCAGAAAAGCGCCGCGCTCGCCTACCGCAAAACGGTGCTGCGCGCCTGGCATGAAGTCGACAACGCCCTGGATGCCTGGGCCGCCCAACAGCGCCAGCACGACGAACTGCAGGTGTCCTTCGAGCAGAACCAGCAGGCACTGCATGCGGCCGAGCGCGGCTATCAGCAAGGCGCCGCCGATTATCTGAGCGTGCTGACGGCACAACTCAACGTGCTTGCCAGTCAGACCCGCCTCAACGCCAGCACGACCGATGCCACGCTCACCGTGGTCAATCTCTACAAGTCCCTGGGTGGTGGCTGGGATCCGGAGGGCGGGCAATGAACGTCGCCGCCGTGTCGCCGGTCGGCGTAGCGACTGGCCAGGCGCCCCAGGTCCAATCTGCCATTCGCCCGCTGGTCGGCCTGGTCGGCATTTTCCTCGCGGCCATGATGGCCGGGCTGAACACCCGGGTCGGCGCCCTGGCGCTGGCGGATGTCAGGGGGGCGCTGGGCCTGGGCTTCGACGACGGCTCCTGGCTGACCACCGCGTACAGCGCCGGTGAGCTGATCGCCATGCCCTTTTCGGCGTGGTTCGCCCTGACACTGTCGCTGCGTCGCTTCGAGCTGTGGATGCTCGGCACCTGCACCCTGCTCGCCTTGATCCTGCCGTTCATTCACGACCTGGAGCTGCTGCTGACCTTGCGTTTCGCCCAAGGCATCGCCAGCGGTACGACGATCCCTTTGCTGATGATGGCCGCCCTCAAATTCCTGCCGCCGGCCATCCGGCTGTACGGGTTGGCGTTGTATGCGATGACCGCGACCTTCGCGCCCAACCTGTCGATCTGGCTGGCCGGAAGCTGGACGGATGGGCTGCACGACTGGCGCTGGGTGTATTGGCAGATCATTCCCCTGGCCCTCGTCGCCGCCGGCCTGATCGCCTGGGGACTGCCCCGGGAGCCCGTCCAGGTTCCGCGCTTTCGCCAGGCCAATTGGTCCGGCATGGCGTGCGGTGTACCGGCGCTCGGCCTGATCACCGTCGCGCTGGACCAGGGTGTGCGCCTGGACTGGTTTCACTCGCCGTTGATTACAACATCCCTGGTGATGGGCCTGACCTTGATGGCGGTGTACCTGTTGACCGAGTGGTACCACCCCTCGCCATTCATCAAGTTGCAGATCCTCGGACGCCGCAACCTGGGCCTGGGCTGCACCCTGTTCCTGTCGTTGCTGGTGGTGCTGATGTCCAGCTCATTGTTACCCGCCAGTTATCTCGGCCCGCTGCAGAACTATCGTCCGCTGCAAATGGCCTCGATCGGGCTGATTGTCGCGTTGCCGCAACTGGTGCTGGGGCCTGTCGTGGCGCTGTTGCTGTACCGCAAGTGGGTCGATGCGCGCATCGTGTTCGCCTCGGGTTTGTTGCTGATCGCCCTGGCGTGTCTGTGCGGAGCACAACTGACCGCCGACTGGAACCGTGACCAGTTCGTCCTGGCGCAAACCCTACAGGCCTTCGGACAACCGATGGCGGTGGTATCGATGTTGTTCCTGATCACCAGCGTGGTGCAGCCCCCCGAAGGCCCTTATGTGTCCGGCACCATCAACACGCTGCGGGCCTTTGGTTCACTGTTCGGCGCGGCGGTGATCGGTCAGCTCATGACCGTGCGCGGCCGTTTCCATGGGGAAATGTTGCTGGATCAAGCGGCCCTGGCCGGCAATGCCCTTGTCGTGCCCGAGCCGTCATCGCTGATGGGCATCGTCAGCCAGCAGGCGCTGGTGCTGTCCATCGCCGATGCCTATCGCGTGCTGGGGGTGTTGGCACTGCTGATGATTCCCCTGGTGCTGCGGCTGACCTACATCCCGGCGCCTGTCTTGACGCCTCCTTCTCCCTCACACGGGTAACTCATCATGGCCTTACCGAAGAAAGCCCGGATCCTCAGTGCAGTGCTGCTGCTCACAGTGGCCATCGGCAGCGTTTTCTATCTTAATCGCTCCGAATCCAGCGCCTCGACCCAATCGACGGACGATGCTTATGTCCACGCCGATTTCACCACGGTGGCGCCGCAGGTGTCGGGCACGGTTGAAACGGTGTTGGTCGAAGACAACCAGCCGGTGAAGAAAGGCGATCTGCTGGCGGTCATCGACGACCGGGATTTCGTCGCCACGGTGAACGTGGCGAAGGCCCAGGTCGCCAGCGCCCAGGCCGGTATCGCCAGCCTGGAAGCCCGCCTGATCCAACAGCAAACCGCCATACGCCAGGCCCAGGCCGCAGTCGCTGCGGACGACGCCGCGCTCAAGCTGGCCAAGGCCAATCACGCCCGCTACCGCAACCTGGCCGCCGACGGTTCGGGCACCGTGCAGGCACAGCAACAGGCGGAGGCGCAGTTGAGCGTGCAACAGGCGGGGCTGGAAAAAAGCCAAGCCGGCCAGCAGGCGGCCCGGCAGCAGGTGGACATCCTCAAGGCCGACCTGGAACAAGCCAGGGCAGCCCTCGCCCACGCCCAGGCCGCGCAGGCCATCGCCGAACTGAAGCTGTCCTATACCCGCATCACCGCGCCGATCAGTGGCACGATCGGGGAGAAATCCGTGCGCGTCGGTGCGTTCGTCAACGCCGGGAAACCCTTGCTCGCGATTGTCCCGCTCGATGCCGTCTACATCACCGCCAACTTCCGCGAGACGCAACTGGCCCGCGTGCAAACCGGCCAGGCCGTGGATATCGAAGTG is from Pseudomonas sp. B21-056 and encodes:
- a CDS encoding HlyD family secretion protein, whose amino-acid sequence is MALPKKARILSAVLLLTVAIGSVFYLNRSESSASTQSTDDAYVHADFTTVAPQVSGTVETVLVEDNQPVKKGDLLAVIDDRDFVATVNVAKAQVASAQAGIASLEARLIQQQTAIRQAQAAVAADDAALKLAKANHARYRNLAADGSGTVQAQQQAEAQLSVQQAGLEKSQAGQQAARQQVDILKADLEQARAALAHAQAAQAIAELKLSYTRITAPISGTIGEKSVRVGAFVNAGKPLLAIVPLDAVYITANFRETQLARVQTGQAVDIEVDALPGETLAGTVQSLGPASGASYSAIAPHNATGNFTKIVQRLPVRIHIDPDQPAAAKLRVGMSVTPYIRIRG
- a CDS encoding MFS transporter, encoding MNVAAVSPVGVATGQAPQVQSAIRPLVGLVGIFLAAMMAGLNTRVGALALADVRGALGLGFDDGSWLTTAYSAGELIAMPFSAWFALTLSLRRFELWMLGTCTLLALILPFIHDLELLLTLRFAQGIASGTTIPLLMMAALKFLPPAIRLYGLALYAMTATFAPNLSIWLAGSWTDGLHDWRWVYWQIIPLALVAAGLIAWGLPREPVQVPRFRQANWSGMACGVPALGLITVALDQGVRLDWFHSPLITTSLVMGLTLMAVYLLTEWYHPSPFIKLQILGRRNLGLGCTLFLSLLVVLMSSSLLPASYLGPLQNYRPLQMASIGLIVALPQLVLGPVVALLLYRKWVDARIVFASGLLLIALACLCGAQLTADWNRDQFVLAQTLQAFGQPMAVVSMLFLITSVVQPPEGPYVSGTINTLRAFGSLFGAAVIGQLMTVRGRFHGEMLLDQAALAGNALVVPEPSSLMGIVSQQALVLSIADAYRVLGVLALLMIPLVLRLTYIPAPVLTPPSPSHG
- a CDS encoding efflux transporter outer membrane subunit, with translation MSAFFESPHRILKRFSIGLIGMGAISLAGCMVGPDFMKPGNDLDALQLTPRPEHAGAPPMSSAAVPAQWWLLFNDPTLAQLQTQAQAGNLDLQMASERIEQSRAQLGITSSQLQPNVGAYASYTREALSENGKFAALGAPTGATNFWQLGFDASWEIDLWGRARRAREGAAAILEATVYDREAARVALSAEVARTYLQLRGTQAQLDIARQNLSVAERTLGLAESRERNGVATHFETATARAQLATIKALLPELGQRRNAQMNALALLLGEQPRTLDAQLGPEMPLPTLPSHIPVGVSSELARRRPDILRAEARLHAATADIGVAKADFYPRIGLKGRIGVEAFNSGDLSSWDSRIFSIGPTVYLPIFQGGRLTQRLELNESRQKSAALAYRKTVLRAWHEVDNALDAWAAQQRQHDELQVSFEQNQQALHAAERGYQQGAADYLSVLTAQLNVLASQTRLNASTTDATLTVVNLYKSLGGGWDPEGGQ